The nucleotide window GCAGCAATGAGTCTATTTCTGCCGACGCTTTTCGCTGTAATGCAGAAAACAATTCCTGTTCCTGACTCTCCGTTAACTGAGCAAACTCCGCTAGACCTCTATAAACACCGACGTGTCCGATATCCAGTGCCATTTTTGAAACAGCACCGGAAACATTTAATAAGGTGACCATCAGTTCGATACTTTCAATATCACTTTCAGGTCCGGCATGCCCGTATATTTCAGCACCAAGTTGGATAGGATTCCTGGCACCGTCCAATCCTGTTGGTAATGTGTGTAGCACACTTCCGATGTAACATAGCCTGAGAATATCAGCTTCATTACGCAGCTTATGTGCAGCAATTCTGGCAACTTGAGGGGTCATATCAGCACGAATACCCAACATTCTTCCAGACATCTGGTCTGTCAGCTTGAAGGTTTGTATGTCGAGTGTTTTAGCGGTACCAGTAAGTAAAGAATCCAAATACTCTACTAATGGTGGTACAACTAACTGGTATCCCCAACTTCGCATGAAGTCAACCAGGGTTCGGTGCATTTTCTCAAGTTGTGCCGCTTCTTGAGGCATCAGCTCATCGATACCTTCGGGTAACAGCCAACTCTCTTTGATAGTCATTATGAGTTAATTTATCCAGTACAAAAAAATCAAACCTGCAAACATACTTAACAAGCCAATAAGACGCACTTGTCTATCGCTCATGCTTACAGTTTGTAACAGTGTGCGTTTAAACATAGTTGGATTAAGAAACGGCATTATGCCCTCAATGATGAAGACTAATGCCGTTGCAATCAATAAACTATGAATGAGTTCTTCGTTCACTTCACAGGTAATTCAGCGTCGTTGAATCGCTTGAAAA belongs to Methylophaga thalassica and includes:
- a CDS encoding ATP phosphoribosyltransferase regulatory subunit, encoding MTIKESWLLPEGIDELMPQEAAQLEKMHRTLVDFMRSWGYQLVVPPLVEYLDSLLTGTAKTLDIQTFKLTDQMSGRMLGIRADMTPQVARIAAHKLRNEADILRLCYIGSVLHTLPTGLDGARNPIQLGAEIYGHAGPESDIESIELMVTLLNVSGAVSKMALDIGHVGVYRGLAEFAQLTESQEQELFSALQRKASAEIDSLLQAYDINADAKQMLQELSELNGDQSVLDRAKQVLKKAPQSVQDALTTLEQIANALTQRLPEIAINFDLAELRGYHYHTGVVFAAYKPNSSHAIAAGGRYDDIGEDFGLAQPATGFSLDLKKLVTELPTQKLHQETIGVQWLEDASLHAAVKTLRESGKVVIYQFPGSETPTTHTLVKLDGHWQVTETGTHTRG
- a CDS encoding DUF2065 domain-containing protein, producing the protein MNEELIHSLLIATALVFIIEGIMPFLNPTMFKRTLLQTVSMSDRQVRLIGLLSMFAGLIFLYWIN